In one Parageobacillus genomosp. 1 genomic region, the following are encoded:
- a CDS encoding GntP family permease, translating into MLGMVGLFVSLGLLIFLTMRGINIIIAAIISSVLIALTGGLNLEKAMMESYMTGFTGYFASWFLIFLAGAIFGKVMEDTGAADSIANWVKTKFGAKHAVLAVVAACAIMTYGGVSLFVVGFSVYPIAVSLFRQSNTPHRFIPAAMVFGSVSFTMTSPYSPEIQNIIPTQFFHTTPGAGGWIGILIGIVIAVLGSVYLTRAVQKAKENGETFSLPYRHEVIANGAANEIASTLEEAESRPLPHIVCALLPLIAVIISLNILAKFISSTSAGVVSLVFGIVLCWALNAKFIRKFWESMAVGAQDALVAAANTCAVVGFGSVAKNVPAFQTAVDALVHIPGPDLLGLALGVTIICGMTGSASGGLGIALPILAPIYMAKGLDPGAMHRVATLASGGLDSLPHNGYIVTTIRAVCHETHERTYKPIFVLSVVIPLIGMFLAVILYSIF; encoded by the coding sequence CGATTATTAGCTCTGTTTTGATAGCGCTTACAGGAGGCTTGAACCTGGAAAAAGCGATGATGGAAAGCTACATGACGGGATTTACCGGCTATTTTGCCAGTTGGTTTCTCATCTTTTTAGCTGGCGCGATTTTTGGAAAAGTGATGGAAGACACCGGTGCAGCCGACTCTATTGCCAATTGGGTAAAAACGAAATTTGGCGCCAAACATGCGGTGTTGGCGGTAGTGGCGGCATGCGCGATTATGACATACGGTGGCGTTAGTTTGTTTGTCGTCGGCTTTTCTGTCTATCCGATCGCCGTGTCGTTGTTTCGTCAGTCGAATACGCCGCATCGCTTCATTCCGGCGGCGATGGTGTTTGGTTCTGTGTCCTTTACAATGACTTCTCCTTATTCGCCAGAAATTCAAAACATTATTCCAACGCAATTTTTCCATACTACGCCGGGCGCGGGAGGGTGGATTGGGATATTGATCGGCATTGTCATTGCTGTTTTAGGATCCGTCTATTTGACGCGCGCGGTGCAAAAAGCAAAAGAAAACGGAGAAACGTTTTCGCTTCCATATAGACATGAAGTAATAGCGAACGGGGCAGCTAATGAAATCGCCTCCACATTGGAAGAAGCAGAAAGCCGCCCGCTTCCACACATTGTGTGCGCATTGCTTCCATTAATTGCTGTCATTATTTCATTGAATATATTGGCGAAGTTTATTTCTTCGACATCGGCGGGGGTCGTTTCGCTTGTTTTTGGAATTGTGTTATGTTGGGCATTAAATGCTAAATTTATCCGCAAGTTTTGGGAGTCAATGGCCGTTGGCGCCCAAGACGCTCTAGTGGCCGCAGCGAATACATGCGCTGTCGTCGGCTTCGGGTCGGTGGCGAAAAACGTTCCGGCGTTTCAGACGGCGGTCGATGCGCTCGTGCACATTCCTGGTCCGGATCTTCTTGGTTTGGCGCTTGGCGTCACGATCATTTGCGGAATGACTGGCTCCGCCTCTGGAGGATTAGGCATTGCGTTGCCGATTTTAGCGCCGATTTATATGGCGAAAGGGCTCGACCCGGGAGCGATGCATCGCGTAGCTACCCTTGCGTCGGGCGGATTGGACTCCCTTCCACATAACGGCTATATCGTTACAACGATTCGTGCCGTTTGTCACGAAACCCATGAACGAACGTATAAACCAATTTTTGTTCTTTCTGTGGTGATACCGTTGATTGGCATGTTCCTTGCAGTGATTCTCTATTCGATTTTCTAA
- a CDS encoding CoA-acylating methylmalonate-semialdehyde dehydrogenase: MTSMTETKTLKNFIGGKWVTSASGREEIVPNPATGEVLVKVPLSSREELDAAVAAAKEAFQEWRKVPVPRRARILFRYQQLLVEHWEELARLVTLENGKIYEEAYGEVQRGIECVEFAAGIPTLMMGQQLPDIATGIESGMYRYPLGVVAGITPFNFPMMVPCWMFPLAIACGNTFVLKPSERTPILANRLAELFTEAGLPPGVLNIVHGAHDVVNGILEHKDIKAVSFVGSQPVAEYVYKTAAAHGKRVQALAGAKNHSIVMPDADLDLAVTNIINAAFGSAGERCMACSVVVAVGDIADKLVERLKKAADEIKIGNGLQEDVFLGPVIRQSHKERTIKYIEIGEKEGALLVRDGRRDAATSGEGYFIGPTIFDHVKPGMTIWTDEIFAPVLSVVRARDLDEAIQIANQSEFANGACIYTNSAKAIRQFREEIDAGMLGVNVAVPAPMAFFPFSGYKNSFYGDLHANGRDGVEFYTRKKMMTARY; the protein is encoded by the coding sequence ATGACGTCTATGACGGAAACAAAAACGTTAAAAAACTTTATCGGTGGGAAATGGGTTACTTCTGCTTCGGGAAGGGAGGAAATCGTGCCAAACCCCGCGACAGGGGAAGTATTGGTAAAAGTGCCTCTTTCTTCACGTGAGGAGTTGGATGCAGCGGTCGCCGCGGCGAAAGAAGCGTTTCAGGAGTGGCGAAAAGTTCCGGTCCCTCGCCGCGCCCGCATTTTGTTCCGCTACCAGCAGCTTCTTGTCGAACATTGGGAAGAGCTCGCCCGTCTTGTCACATTAGAAAATGGCAAGATTTATGAAGAAGCTTATGGAGAAGTGCAGCGTGGCATTGAGTGTGTCGAGTTTGCCGCAGGAATTCCGACATTGATGATGGGGCAACAGCTTCCAGACATTGCGACGGGGATCGAATCAGGTATGTATCGTTATCCGCTTGGGGTTGTTGCCGGAATCACGCCGTTTAATTTTCCGATGATGGTCCCATGCTGGATGTTTCCGCTCGCGATTGCTTGCGGTAATACATTCGTCTTAAAGCCGTCGGAACGAACGCCGATTTTGGCCAATCGTTTAGCGGAGTTGTTTACTGAAGCCGGCCTGCCGCCGGGAGTGCTTAATATCGTTCATGGGGCGCACGATGTCGTCAATGGCATTTTAGAACATAAAGATATTAAAGCGGTCTCTTTCGTCGGTTCACAGCCGGTCGCCGAGTATGTGTATAAGACGGCGGCTGCACATGGAAAACGAGTGCAGGCGCTAGCCGGTGCGAAAAACCATTCGATCGTCATGCCGGATGCCGACTTGGATCTTGCCGTGACGAACATTATCAACGCCGCGTTTGGTTCAGCCGGGGAACGATGCATGGCATGTTCCGTTGTCGTAGCTGTCGGCGATATTGCCGATAAGCTTGTGGAACGTTTGAAAAAAGCGGCGGACGAGATTAAAATTGGCAACGGATTGCAGGAAGATGTCTTTTTGGGCCCTGTCATTCGCCAGTCGCATAAAGAGCGGACGATAAAGTATATTGAAATCGGCGAAAAAGAAGGAGCTCTTCTTGTGCGTGACGGACGTCGCGATGCCGCGACAAGCGGGGAAGGCTATTTTATCGGCCCGACGATTTTTGACCATGTGAAGCCGGGCATGACGATTTGGACGGATGAAATTTTCGCTCCTGTCTTGTCGGTGGTTCGAGCTCGAGATTTAGATGAAGCAATTCAAATCGCCAACCAGTCCGAATTTGCAAACGGTGCGTGTATTTACACCAACAGCGCGAAAGCGATCCGCCAATTCCGGGAAGAAATCGATGCCGGCATGCTTGGTGTCAATGTGGCCGTTCCAGCGCCGATGGCCTTCTTCCCATTCTCCGGCTATAAAAACTCTTTCTACGGAGACCTTCACGCCAACGGCCGCGACGGCGTCGAATTTTATACGCGGAAAAAGATGATGACGGCGAGATATTGA
- a CDS encoding DUF1259 domain-containing protein encodes MSLDSKKDLCREFARILGGTESVTNGVCLVQKFRKIPFTIFGRRTNSPLVNPQFFSFENLDFQGNALNLGETVLLQEEVNPLLTELRKRNITVTAIHNHWLFDQPRAMYMHFQSIEPPLEFAKKVRDAFKVLKY; translated from the coding sequence ATGAGTTTGGATTCAAAAAAAGACCTATGTAGGGAATTTGCAAGAATCCTTGGCGGAACTGAAAGTGTTACGAATGGAGTATGTCTTGTGCAGAAATTTAGAAAGATACCATTTACAATATTTGGAAGGAGAACAAATTCACCGCTAGTAAACCCTCAATTTTTTTCCTTTGAAAATTTAGACTTCCAAGGAAATGCTCTAAATCTAGGGGAAACGGTACTGCTTCAAGAAGAAGTTAATCCGTTGTTAACAGAATTAAGAAAAAGAAACATTACTGTAACAGCAATCCATAACCACTGGTTGTTTGACCAACCAAGGGCAATGTATATGCATTTTCAATCAATCGAGCCGCCACTGGAATTTGCTAAAAAAGTTCGAGATGCATTCAAAGTGTTAAAATATTAG
- a CDS encoding PTS mannitol transporter subunit IICB, translated as MTHTTESQSSFRVKIQHFGSYLSGMVMPNIGAFIAWGIITALFIPTGWLPNETFAKLVGPMITYLLPLLIGYTGGKMIYDVRGGVVGATATMGVIVGTNIPMFLGAMIMGPLGGYLIKKFDQLIQGKVKQGFEMLVNNFSAGIIGGLLTLVAFKGVGPVVSGISKVLAAGVQKIVDLHLLPLANIFIEPGKVLFLNNAINHGILSPLGIEQAAKTGKSILFLLETNPGPGLGILLAYWLFGKGMAKQSAPGAVIIHFLGGIHEIYFPYILMRPILILAAMAGGVSGVLTFTIFHAGLVAVPSPGSIVALLAMTPKGNYFGVLAGVFVAAAVSFFVASIFLKSAKHNEEEDITKAAEKMQQLKGKKSDVVAVLKNEEVVPAKVKKIVFACDAGMGSSAMGASIMRNKVQKAGLDIEVTNTAINQLPPDADIVITHKNLTDRAKEKLPNAFHVSVENFLSSPKYDELIEMLKK; from the coding sequence ATGACTCATACAACAGAAAGCCAGTCTAGCTTTCGTGTAAAGATTCAGCATTTTGGTAGTTATTTAAGCGGAATGGTTATGCCGAATATTGGAGCATTTATTGCGTGGGGAATTATTACGGCGCTATTTATTCCGACAGGATGGCTGCCAAATGAAACATTTGCGAAGCTTGTCGGCCCAATGATTACGTATTTATTGCCATTATTAATTGGTTATACGGGCGGCAAAATGATTTATGATGTTCGCGGCGGCGTTGTCGGTGCCACAGCGACAATGGGAGTCATCGTCGGTACGAACATTCCGATGTTTCTAGGAGCAATGATTATGGGGCCACTCGGTGGTTACCTAATCAAAAAGTTTGACCAGTTGATTCAAGGTAAAGTGAAACAAGGCTTTGAAATGCTTGTCAATAATTTTTCCGCTGGAATCATCGGCGGGCTGTTAACATTAGTTGCATTCAAAGGGGTTGGACCAGTTGTTTCGGGAATTAGCAAAGTGTTAGCAGCGGGTGTACAAAAAATTGTTGATTTGCACTTATTGCCATTGGCAAATATTTTTATTGAACCAGGAAAAGTATTGTTCCTCAATAACGCGATCAACCACGGAATTTTAAGCCCGCTTGGCATTGAACAGGCAGCAAAAACAGGAAAATCGATTTTATTCCTGCTTGAAACAAACCCTGGTCCGGGCCTTGGTATCTTGTTAGCATATTGGTTATTTGGAAAAGGAATGGCAAAACAATCCGCGCCGGGTGCCGTGATCATTCATTTCTTAGGCGGGATTCACGAAATTTACTTCCCATATATTTTAATGAGACCGATTTTAATTCTAGCGGCAATGGCTGGTGGAGTGAGCGGGGTATTAACATTTACCATTTTCCATGCCGGGCTTGTGGCAGTTCCATCTCCAGGAAGTATTGTTGCTTTATTAGCAATGACGCCAAAAGGAAACTACTTTGGGGTATTGGCGGGGGTATTTGTCGCCGCGGCAGTGTCATTCTTCGTCGCATCGATTTTCCTAAAATCGGCGAAACATAACGAAGAAGAAGATATAACAAAAGCGGCTGAAAAGATGCAGCAATTAAAAGGGAAAAAGAGCGATGTTGTTGCTGTGTTGAAAAATGAAGAAGTAGTTCCAGCTAAGGTCAAAAAGATTGTATTCGCATGTGATGCAGGAATGGGTTCGAGTGCGATGGGGGCATCTATAATGCGAAATAAAGTGCAAAAAGCAGGGCTAGACATTGAAGTAACGAATACGGCGATTAACCAGCTTCCGCCAGATGCGGATATCGTCATCACCCATAAAAATTTGACGGATCGCGCCAAAGAAAAATTGCCGAACGCTTTCCATGTATCAGTGGAAAATTTCTTGAGCAGTCCAAAATATGATGAGCTCATTGAAATGTTAAAGAAATAA
- a CDS encoding BglG family transcription antiterminator — protein sequence MYISARERKILDILLSNDEEMTVGELAEQLDVSNRTIHRDLKGIESILKDYRLQLVKKAGVGIRIIGEEEKKKELALHLFHLSHKEYTPEERQLIILIALLEATEPVKLLALANDLNVTVATISHDLDKIDQMIEKYGLSLIRKRGYGVEIAGSESAKRRTMSELLFRHVDEHEFLSLMKESIQKKSIDTLNTITEKLLGLVDRKKLATIEQQIEQIKEELPFTIADSSYIALVVHLALAIERISHGESINFDQQYLETIQTTKEYKTAEKIARSLERAFRITIPKEEIGYITMHLMGAKLRDRQGYMLEEASFEVGIKAQELIRFVSAELHVDITNDYTLYEDLVVHLKPALYRIQHNMGIANPLLEKIVQDYPKLFAVLKKGVKQVFPDVTVPDEEIGYLVLHFASALLRRKKGLRALVICSSGLGTAKILATRLKKEIPDIVHMEQISVFELRNTDVTRYDLIVSTVPIDGLAKPYFVVSPMLREEEIVSIKQFLKSRNAVSRKEDEDDAVGRSHDVVKKMASIQKMSETILRILEGFTLQQVNSQSIKEVLAEACHQLWQKGIIFNSEKVLTELLRRETLGGLGIPETSLALYHTRSSAVLVPSFTIYRLTECQTIKGMHDQPMAVNTILLLLAPDSPSQETLSVLSHISSLVIKDEDSMALFANGDREQVYSFLSYHLDKFFHDYF from the coding sequence ATGTATATATCTGCGCGAGAGCGAAAAATACTAGATATTTTGTTGTCCAATGACGAAGAAATGACGGTAGGAGAACTTGCCGAGCAACTAGACGTCAGCAACCGTACCATCCATCGAGATTTAAAAGGGATCGAATCTATTTTAAAGGATTACCGACTGCAACTGGTCAAAAAAGCAGGGGTCGGCATTCGGATTATTGGAGAAGAAGAAAAGAAAAAAGAGCTAGCGCTTCATCTATTTCATTTGTCTCATAAGGAATATACACCAGAGGAACGACAGCTAATCATTCTGATTGCTTTGCTGGAAGCAACAGAGCCTGTCAAGCTTTTAGCGCTGGCAAACGACCTCAACGTTACTGTCGCAACCATTAGTCATGATTTAGATAAAATCGATCAAATGATAGAAAAATACGGGCTATCCCTAATCCGAAAACGAGGATATGGAGTAGAAATTGCTGGATCCGAGTCCGCTAAGCGAAGAACGATGAGTGAACTGTTATTTCGTCATGTGGATGAGCATGAGTTTCTTTCGTTAATGAAAGAGTCCATTCAAAAAAAGTCCATCGATACATTGAATACAATTACAGAAAAACTTCTCGGGCTAGTCGATAGAAAAAAATTGGCCACCATTGAACAACAAATTGAACAGATCAAGGAGGAGCTTCCTTTTACGATTGCCGACAGTTCATATATTGCGCTAGTGGTCCACCTTGCCTTAGCGATAGAGCGAATCAGCCATGGGGAATCGATTAATTTTGATCAGCAATACTTAGAAACGATTCAGACAACAAAAGAATATAAAACCGCGGAAAAAATTGCGCGATCGTTAGAGCGTGCTTTCCGCATCACAATTCCAAAAGAGGAAATCGGTTATATTACCATGCATTTAATGGGAGCGAAACTTCGCGACCGCCAAGGCTATATGCTAGAAGAGGCAAGTTTTGAAGTGGGCATCAAGGCGCAAGAGCTAATTCGGTTTGTCAGCGCTGAACTGCATGTAGATATTACAAACGATTATACGTTATACGAAGATTTGGTCGTCCATTTAAAACCAGCACTTTATCGCATCCAGCATAACATGGGGATTGCCAATCCGCTTTTAGAAAAAATTGTGCAAGATTATCCGAAACTTTTTGCGGTATTAAAAAAAGGAGTAAAACAAGTATTTCCGGATGTAACCGTTCCAGACGAAGAAATTGGTTATTTAGTTCTCCACTTTGCGTCGGCGTTATTAAGGAGAAAGAAAGGCTTGCGTGCATTGGTGATCTGTTCGAGCGGACTAGGGACGGCAAAAATATTAGCAACCAGATTGAAAAAAGAAATTCCCGATATTGTACACATGGAACAGATTTCTGTTTTTGAACTGAGAAACACCGATGTAACGCGATACGACTTGATCGTGTCGACTGTTCCAATTGATGGCTTGGCAAAACCGTATTTTGTTGTCAGTCCAATGCTGCGGGAAGAAGAGATTGTGTCGATTAAACAGTTTTTAAAAAGCAGAAATGCGGTTTCCCGTAAGGAAGATGAAGACGACGCAGTAGGAAGATCTCATGATGTGGTCAAGAAAATGGCTTCCATTCAAAAAATGAGCGAAACCATTCTCCGAATTTTGGAAGGGTTTACGTTACAACAGGTAAATAGCCAATCCATCAAAGAAGTATTAGCAGAGGCATGTCATCAGCTATGGCAAAAAGGAATCATTTTCAACTCTGAGAAAGTTCTTACAGAATTGTTGCGGAGAGAAACATTAGGAGGATTGGGGATACCGGAAACGTCGCTCGCATTGTACCATACTCGAAGCTCTGCGGTGCTTGTTCCGTCTTTCACGATTTATCGGTTAACGGAATGCCAAACAATCAAAGGAATGCACGATCAGCCGATGGCTGTGAATACCATTTTACTGCTGTTAGCGCCCGATTCGCCTAGTCAAGAAACGCTTTCCGTACTAAGCCATATCAGCTCGTTGGTCATTAAAGATGAAGATAGTATGGCATTATTTGCAAACGGGGATCGCGAACAGGTGTATTCATTTTTGAGCTATCATTTAGACAAGTTTTTTCATGACTATTTTTAA
- a CDS encoding PTS sugar transporter subunit IIA: MSMPILQKENIMLNARVENKTEAIRLAGQILVNHGYVEDSYIDKMFEREALTTTYIGNFVAIPHGTEDAKQLVKHSGISIVQIPDGVDFGDGNIAKLLIGIAGKNNEHLEILSKIAIVCSEEENVETMINAATEDDILRLLNEVN, from the coding sequence ATGTCAATGCCAATTTTACAGAAAGAAAATATTATGTTAAATGCACGAGTAGAAAATAAAACAGAAGCCATTCGTTTAGCAGGGCAAATTTTAGTGAATCACGGTTATGTTGAAGATTCTTATATTGATAAAATGTTTGAGCGGGAAGCGTTAACAACAACATATATAGGAAATTTCGTTGCGATTCCACATGGTACAGAGGATGCGAAACAACTTGTCAAACATTCTGGTATTTCGATTGTACAAATTCCTGATGGGGTTGATTTCGGAGATGGCAATATTGCCAAACTATTGATTGGAATCGCTGGAAAAAATAATGAACATTTGGAGATTCTCTCGAAAATCGCCATCGTTTGTTCGGAAGAGGAAAATGTAGAAACGATGATTAATGCGGCGACAGAAGATGATATTCTTCGCCTTCTAAATGAGGTGAATTAA
- a CDS encoding mannitol-1-phosphate 5-dehydrogenase: MLAVHFGAGNIGRGFIGSLLSQSGYEVVFVDINDEVVCLLKEKQEYRVIIADENRQEQLIRNVSAVNSQTEREKVIDYITKAHLITTAVGPHILPAIATILAEGLQKRAAINKTPLHIIACENMIGGSEVLKSHVFAKISEADKPLFEKYYGFLNCAVDRIVPNQKNEDPLSVVVEPFYEWVIEKRNIIGDIPPIQGVYFVDDLKPYIERKLFTVNTGHAIASYLGYYKKLQTIQEAMNDGEIRSDVEKALHESGAVLVKKHGWNENEHQTYIQKIIQRFMNPSISDEVVRVARSPIRKLGANDRLIGPATQYYDLFGQVPLGLVKGIAALLLFDYENDDEAVALQKTIQETGVEGALYQYSQLEKDHPLVIAIKDQWQHLK, translated from the coding sequence ATGTTGGCTGTTCATTTTGGCGCAGGAAATATTGGAAGAGGATTTATCGGGAGTTTGCTTTCTCAATCCGGCTATGAAGTGGTGTTTGTCGATATTAATGATGAAGTGGTCTGCTTATTAAAGGAAAAACAGGAGTATCGGGTCATCATTGCCGATGAAAATAGACAAGAACAGCTGATTCGCAACGTTTCTGCTGTCAATAGCCAGACGGAACGCGAAAAGGTCATTGATTATATCACAAAAGCTCACCTCATTACAACGGCGGTCGGACCGCATATCTTACCGGCTATCGCCACGATTCTTGCGGAGGGGCTGCAAAAAAGAGCTGCGATCAATAAAACACCGCTTCATATTATTGCTTGTGAAAATATGATCGGTGGAAGTGAAGTGTTAAAAAGCCATGTTTTTGCAAAGATTTCCGAAGCAGATAAGCCGTTGTTCGAAAAGTATTACGGTTTTCTAAATTGTGCGGTAGACCGTATCGTTCCGAATCAAAAAAACGAAGATCCTCTCTCCGTTGTGGTCGAGCCGTTTTATGAATGGGTGATCGAAAAACGAAACATCATTGGCGACATTCCGCCGATTCAAGGAGTATATTTTGTTGATGATTTAAAGCCTTATATTGAGCGCAAGCTTTTTACCGTAAATACCGGGCATGCGATTGCTAGTTATTTAGGATACTATAAAAAATTGCAAACGATACAAGAAGCAATGAACGATGGAGAAATACGCTCGGACGTGGAAAAAGCGCTGCATGAATCGGGTGCGGTGTTAGTAAAGAAACATGGATGGAATGAAAACGAACATCAAACTTATATTCAAAAAATCATTCAACGTTTTATGAATCCTTCCATCTCCGATGAAGTCGTCCGGGTTGCTCGTTCTCCAATTCGCAAACTTGGGGCGAATGATCGCCTCATAGGACCGGCCACGCAATATTATGACTTGTTTGGACAAGTACCGCTTGGTTTAGTCAAAGGAATTGCCGCACTGTTATTGTTTGACTATGAAAACGATGACGAAGCAGTTGCGTTGCAAAAAACCATTCAAGAAACAGGAGTAGAAGGGGCTCTATACCAATATTCACAATTAGAAAAAGATCATCCTCTTGTTATAGCAATAAAAGATCAATGGCAGCATTTAAAGTAA
- a CDS encoding tripartite tricarboxylate transporter substrate binding protein: MVKKWWSLIVMGIMMLVLAACGSTTTTKQSSKPSNYPTKPIVFVAPSGAGGGWDLTARAITKVLDETNLVKQTMTVENKPGGGGAVFMAEYATQDKNNDYKLFVNSPPIIINNLKAEGNSPFGYKDTTPLAQLTKDFGAIVVKADSKFQSLSQLLEAIKQNPKSVTVAGGSAPGSMDHLVAILPIYKSGIDPKVVKYVSYDGGGEAIAALLGGNADVIATDASSVGEYVKAGKVRVLAVSAPERLGGALKDVPTMKELGIDAEFTIWRGVFGPKQMSADAKKFWEDTFKKLSEHEKWKEELKKQGWEAEYRGSEEFTKFLQEQEQQISDMLKSLGMHK; this comes from the coding sequence ATGGTGAAAAAGTGGTGGAGCTTGATTGTCATGGGAATCATGATGCTTGTGTTAGCTGCCTGTGGAAGCACTACAACGACGAAACAGTCTAGCAAACCATCCAACTATCCGACGAAGCCAATTGTGTTTGTCGCTCCTTCCGGGGCTGGGGGAGGCTGGGATTTGACAGCAAGGGCGATCACGAAAGTATTGGATGAAACAAATTTAGTGAAGCAAACGATGACGGTGGAGAATAAACCGGGCGGCGGTGGGGCCGTGTTTATGGCGGAATACGCAACACAGGATAAAAATAATGATTATAAGTTGTTTGTCAATTCCCCGCCGATTATCATTAACAACTTAAAAGCGGAAGGAAACAGTCCATTCGGTTATAAAGATACGACACCGCTTGCTCAGTTGACGAAGGATTTTGGCGCGATTGTCGTTAAGGCGGATTCGAAGTTTCAATCCTTGTCCCAATTGTTAGAGGCGATTAAGCAAAATCCGAAGTCGGTAACGGTAGCTGGGGGATCTGCGCCAGGGTCGATGGATCATTTAGTCGCGATTCTTCCTATCTACAAATCTGGCATTGATCCGAAAGTGGTGAAATACGTATCGTATGACGGTGGCGGGGAAGCGATCGCCGCGCTTCTTGGGGGAAATGCGGATGTGATTGCGACGGATGCTTCCTCTGTTGGGGAATACGTAAAAGCAGGAAAAGTGCGGGTGCTTGCCGTTTCCGCGCCAGAACGTCTTGGCGGTGCTTTAAAAGACGTGCCGACGATGAAAGAGCTTGGCATTGACGCGGAGTTTACGATTTGGCGTGGCGTCTTCGGGCCGAAACAAATGTCTGCGGACGCGAAAAAGTTTTGGGAAGATACATTCAAAAAATTGTCCGAGCATGAAAAATGGAAAGAGGAGCTAAAGAAGCAAGGATGGGAAGCAGAATATAGAGGTTCAGAAGAATTTACAAAATTTTTACAAGAACAGGAACAGCAGATCAGCGATATGTTGAAATCGCTTGGAATGCATAAATAA
- a CDS encoding tripartite tricarboxylate transporter TctB family protein, with protein MSKTFDRIAAISFLAVGALFMVESLRISKSAYGSAVGPNVFPFLLGLVLALLSIKLLLETMRYADSYKERQPLQYKKFFIILLAAVIYAALLETVGYVMMTFLFLVVGFQTMEKGALWKSVVIAACFSLGVYGLYVKLLQGTLPSWPIWFQ; from the coding sequence GTGAGTAAAACGTTTGACCGCATTGCCGCCATCTCCTTTTTAGCCGTGGGAGCTTTGTTTATGGTGGAAAGTCTAAGAATCTCGAAAAGCGCTTATGGAAGTGCAGTCGGCCCGAACGTGTTTCCATTTTTGTTAGGGCTTGTTCTAGCGCTATTAAGCATCAAATTGTTGCTAGAAACGATGCGATATGCGGATTCATACAAAGAAAGGCAGCCATTGCAGTATAAAAAGTTTTTTATTATTTTGCTTGCCGCGGTGATATATGCGGCCTTATTAGAAACCGTTGGTTATGTCATGATGACGTTTTTGTTCCTTGTCGTCGGGTTTCAAACGATGGAAAAAGGAGCTTTGTGGAAATCAGTAGTGATTGCCGCTTGCTTTTCGTTAGGAGTATACGGGTTATACGTTAAACTGTTGCAAGGGACATTGCCGAGTTGGCCGATTTGGTTTCAGTAA